From Nicotiana tabacum cultivar K326 chromosome 22, ASM71507v2, whole genome shotgun sequence, one genomic window encodes:
- the LOC107775766 gene encoding hydroxyproline O-galactosyltransferase GALT6-like: MKRAKFDLFMSLSRQRSVQVLIFLGFLYVLLVGFEVPFVFRNGFSLVSQDGFGTGQFSKSFVLDSEEELAEKEAPIRPLFDVPLQFPPIQSSKPERKIREIKNTLSSLVFDGSFVNMTSKDGFSGILKSAKEAFDVGRKLWKELELRKKEVGFLESKNNKTEECPHSISMSGFDFQGKGKRMMVLPCGLTLGSHVTVVGRPKRVHLEHDPKISLLKEGQFLMVSQFMMELQGLKTVDGEDPPRILHFNPRLKGDWSGKPVIEQNTCYRMQWGTAQRCEGWRSRDDEETVDGQVKCEKWTRDDDANHSEQSKASWWLNRIVGRKKPVSFDWPFPLSEDKLFVLTLSAGLEGYHINVDGRHVTSFPYRTGFALEDATGLSLNGDVDIDSVFAASLPTSHPSFAPQKHLDMSNRWKAPPLLDQPADLLIGILSAGNHFAERMAIRRSWMQHKLIKSSNVVARFFVALHGRKDINVELKKEAEFFGDVVIVPYMDNYDLVVLKTVAICEYGVHVAFAKHIMKCDDDTFVRVDAVIQEVNKIPENMSLYVGNINYYHKPLRNGKWAVTYEEWPEEDYPPYANGPGYIISSDIADFIVSEFDRHKLKLFKMEDVSMGMWVEKFNSTRHVQYVHSLKFSQAGCVDDYYSAHYQSPRQMICMWNKLQQQGRPLCCNMR, from the exons ATGAAAAGAGCAAAATTTGACTTGTTCATGTCACTGAGCCGGCAAAGATCGGTCCAAGTTTTGATTTTTTTAGGCTTTTTGTATGTACTTTTGGTGGGTTTTGAAGTTCCTTTTGTTTTCAGAAATGGGTTCAGTTTAGTTTCTCAAGATGGTTTTGGTACAGGGCAGTTTTCTAAGTCTTTTGTGCTTGATAGCGAAGAGGAGTTAGCAGAAAAAGAGGCCCCTATTCGCCCTCTTTTTGATGTCCCGCTTCAGTTTCCACCAATTCAATCATCAAAACCTGAAAGGAAGATCAGAGAAATCAAGAATACCTTATCAAGTTTGGTTTTTGATGGTAGTTTTGTGAATATGACTAGTAAAGATGGGTTTTCTGGGATTTTGAAGTCAGCAAAAGAGGCATTTGATGTAGGTAGAAAGTTGTGGAAAGAGCTTGAATTGCGTAAAAAAGAAGTGGGGTTTTTAGAAAGTAAGAATAACAAGACAGAGGAATGCCCACATTCCATTTCAATGTCAGGGTTTGATTTTCAGGGGAAAGGGAAGAGAATGATGGTGTTGCCGTGTGGGCTTACTCTTGGGTCACATGTAACTGTTGTAGGGAGGCCTAAAAGGGTCCACCTAGAGCATGATCCAAAGATATCATTGTTAAAGGAAGGTCAATTTTTGATGGTTTCACAGTTTATGATGGAGTTACAAGGGCTGAAGACAGTTGATGGGGAGGACCCACCTAGGATTCTTCATTTTAATCCAAGATTGAAAGGTGATTGGAGTGGGAAGCCTGTGATTGAGCAGAATACTTGTTATAGGATGCAGTGGGGCACAGCTCAAAGGTGTGAAGGGTGGAGGTCCAGGGATGATGAGGAGACTG TTGATGGCCAGGTAAAATGTGAAAAGTGGACTCGAGATGATGATGCTAATCATTCGGAGCAATCAAAGGCATCTTGGTGGTTAAACCGGATAGTAGGGCGAAAGAAGCCGGTCTCTTTTGATTGGCCATTCCCACTTTCAGAGGATAAGTTATTTGTACTAACTCTCAGTGCCGGCTTGGAGGGTTATCACATAAATGTTGATGGGAGGCATGTGACCTCATTTCCTTATCGAACT GGATTTGCACTCGAAGATGCCACTGGTTTGTCATTGAATGGTGACGTTGATATTGATTCAGTCTTTGCTGCCTCCTTGCCCACATCACATCCTAGTTTTGCTCCTCAAAAGCATCTTGATATGTCAAACAGATGGAAGGCACCGCCCCTCCTTGATCAACCTGCGGATCTGCTCATTGGTATTCTCTCTGCAGGCAATCATTTCGCTGAGCGAATGGCTATAAGGAGGTCTTGGATGCAGCATAAGCTAATCAAATCTTCAAATGTTGTGGCTCGATTCTTTGTCGCATTG CACGGGAGAAAGGATATAAATGTGGAATTGAAGAAAGAGGCAGAATTTTTTGGTGACGTTGTCATTGTTCCTTACATGGACAATTATGATCTTGTTGTTTTGAAAACAGTTGCCATCTGTGAATATGGG GTTCATGTAGCATTTGCAAAACATATCATGAAGTGCGATGATGATACATTTGTTAGAGTGGATGCAGTTATCCAGGAAGTAAATAAAATACCCGAGAATATGAGCTTATATGTTGGAAATATCAATTACTATCATAAGCCCCTGCGTAATGGTAAATGGGCAGTGACATATGAG GAATGGCCAGAAGAAGATTATCCACCTTATGCCAATGGACCTGGTTACATTATTTCATCAGACATCGCAGACTTCATCGTCTCAGAGTTCGATAGACATAAGCTGAAG TTGTTTAAGATGGAGGATGTGAGCATGGGAATGTGGGTCGAGAAATTTAATAGCACACGACATGTGCAATATGTACACAGCTTGAAGTTCTCACAAGCTGGATGTGTAGACGATTATTATAGCGCTCATTACCAGTCCCCTAGACAGATGATTTGCATGTGGAACAAATTACAACAGCAAGGCCGGCCTCTATGCTGCAACATGAGATGA